A window of the Desulforapulum autotrophicum HRM2 genome harbors these coding sequences:
- a CDS encoding sensor histidine kinase — protein sequence MTFETNIKERRPFRLVKYFTFTSLVVMFAATIIISAINTHWVRTILQQKSEEYAQLLVENLNHQVFLQFIIPVVLKYGQIKLREEVQYKRMDQVVKTTLHSFNVEMVNLYDMNNIISYSFDTSRIGTKNAGGSGYDNAVKNISSSRLLQHGSPLELFFGVPAETKIVTFAPLKAEKPLSSISGPILGVVEIVQDISKDYKKIFRMQILVTITCCIVMGSLFIVLIFVVRQGENIIDRRNQEQLKLEEKLRRAEHLSAIGEMTAGVSHEIRNPLGIIKSSAELLKKKMEKLGTSTTIVDIIVEESLRLNNIIKDFLDYARPRNPDLHPCRIKEVLEKNIAAIEPLIQEKCLEIETRFNDNIPKIMADAPMLYQAFLNVLLNAIQAMDDGGRIIISVFADNSNIIILFEDEGKGISEEALKKIWNPFFTTKDMGTGLGLGIVKNIIESHDGEIDISNRASMGVQVEIVIPAKESS from the coding sequence ATGACGTTCGAAACAAATATCAAGGAGCGAAGACCCTTCAGGCTGGTCAAATACTTTACATTCACAAGCCTTGTTGTCATGTTTGCTGCCACCATAATCATCTCAGCCATAAACACCCACTGGGTAAGGACCATTCTACAGCAGAAGAGTGAGGAGTATGCCCAGCTTCTTGTGGAAAATCTCAACCATCAGGTTTTTTTACAGTTCATCATTCCTGTGGTCCTTAAATACGGGCAGATCAAATTAAGGGAAGAGGTACAGTACAAACGCATGGACCAGGTAGTAAAAACAACCCTGCACAGCTTTAACGTGGAAATGGTCAACCTTTACGACATGAACAACATTATTTCCTACAGTTTTGATACCTCCCGTATAGGAACAAAGAATGCCGGAGGCTCAGGGTATGACAATGCCGTCAAAAACATTTCTAGTTCCCGTCTCCTGCAACATGGATCGCCTCTGGAACTTTTTTTCGGCGTTCCAGCCGAGACCAAAATCGTAACTTTTGCCCCCCTGAAGGCTGAAAAACCCCTTTCCTCTATTTCTGGGCCTATCCTCGGGGTCGTTGAAATTGTCCAGGACATTTCCAAAGACTATAAAAAGATATTTCGAATGCAGATCCTGGTCACCATCACCTGCTGCATTGTCATGGGGTCCCTCTTTATCGTGCTTATCTTTGTGGTCAGACAGGGGGAAAACATCATTGACAGGCGTAACCAGGAACAGCTGAAACTTGAGGAAAAACTCAGGCGGGCAGAGCATCTTTCCGCCATTGGGGAGATGACCGCAGGGGTTTCCCATGAAATCCGAAACCCCCTTGGCATTATCAAGAGTTCGGCGGAACTTTTAAAGAAAAAAATGGAAAAACTTGGTACATCGACCACCATTGTGGATATCATCGTGGAAGAGTCCCTGCGCCTCAACAATATTATCAAGGATTTTCTGGATTATGCGCGTCCCAGGAACCCGGATCTCCATCCGTGCAGAATCAAAGAAGTTCTTGAGAAAAACATCGCTGCCATCGAGCCACTTATCCAGGAAAAATGCCTTGAAATTGAAACAAGATTCAACGACAATATCCCCAAAATCATGGCCGATGCACCCATGCTCTACCAGGCCTTTTTAAATGTCCTCCTCAATGCCATCCAGGCCATGGATGACGGAGGCAGGATCATCATCAGTGTGTTTGCAGACAACAGTAACATTATCATCCTGTTTGAGGACGAGGGAAAGGGGATCAGCGAAGAGGCGTTGAAAAAGATATGGAATCCCTTTTTCACCACAAAGGATATGGGCACGGGGCTTGGACTCGGCATCGTTAAAAACATCATTGAATCCCACGACGGCGAGATAGATATTTCAAACAGGGCGTCCATGGGTGTTCAGGTGGAAATTGTAATACCGGCAAAGGAGAGTTCATAA